The genomic window CGAATGCCCAAAATTCCTTGGAATGGTTCATGTACTTAAGATGGGCTAATTCGTGAATAATCACATAAGCCGCAACCTGGTTCGGTGCCATGATAATGCGCCAATTTAAGTTGATGTATCCTTTGCTTGAACAGCTTCCCCATTTTGTTTTTTGATCCTTAATTCTAAGTTTTTGATAGATAATATCCAGCTGTCTGGCATAATACTCAACCTGTTCAGGAAGAAGCTTTTGGGCCTGTCGGATATACCATTCTTCCAGTATCTTTTTGGTTGATTGACTTTTTTTCTCTTTTGATAACCCCGGTGGAACGGTTACAACGATCCTGCTTCCAATAAACGATGCTGAGGAGCTTCCGGGTCCGGCCTTTTCCTCGATCAGCAGAGGATAATGCCTGCCCCTGTACAGTAGTTTTTCACCTGAAACATATTCCTTCGCAGCAGTTTCCCCTGCTGCTGAATTTTGTTTTTCGATGTACTTCAATATCAGGTCTTTATTGTTTTCCAGATATCGTCTGGCCTGGGTGAAAGTAACTTCGGCAGGAACAGAAACCTTTAACTTCTGATGTTTGATGGTAACAATCAATCTTTTTGCTTTGCTGCTTTTTCGAAGCTCGTATTCAATTTGCCTTTTGCCTATACGAAGGTATTCCATTTTGCCTTCCACTTTACTCCCGAAAATAATGATATTGCCCTGTGCAAAAAATCGAGCAAGACTATTTTACTACGATTAAGGGAAAAAAAGAAACCTTTACGCCAATAAATATTATCTGAATATATCTTTTATTTGTATTTTTCGTTCATAATCCCGTCATACCGTCCGATAGGTTGCCTGGCTGACTGCCACTTTCCACCCGCTCAGGTATTGTTGGCGCTCAGATTCGGTGATGTTCGAAGCAAAAATAAGGCGCCCTTTACTAAGGTCTTTCAGCTCTTCCTTGTCCTTCCAGTATCCGGTTGCCAAACCTGCCAGATATGCTGCTCCCAAAGCCGTAACCTCACAAATTTCTGACCGTTCAACCGGAATACCGCTGAGATCCGCCTGAAACTGCAGCAGGAAATTATTATCAGCTGCACCGCCGTCTACTTTCAAGGCCTTAAGAGGGATATCGGCATCCTTAGCCATTGCCGTAAGAACATCATTTGTCTGATAAGCAATGCTCTCCAGCGCGGCTCTTACAAGGTGGAAACGGTTTGCGCCCCGGGTAAGTCCGGTCACTATGCCGCGGGCATGCATATCCCAGTATGGTGCGCCGAGTCCGACGAAGGCCGGAACAATATAGACATCGTTCGTATCTTTGACCTGAGTTGCATAATACTCGCTTTCGGCAGAAGTTTTCAGCAATCCAAGTTCATCACGAAGCCACTGAATGACTGCTCCGCCAATAAACACACTGCCTTCCAGCGCATATTCCACCTCGTTGTCAATTCCCCAGGCAATTGTCGTCAGCAATTTATTTTGAGACCGGATCATATTTCTACCGGTATGCATCAGGATAAAACAACCCGTACCGTAGGTATTTTTGACCATTCCTTCTGTAAAGCAGGCCTGCCCAAAAAGTGCGGCCTGCTGATCACCGGCTATGCCAGCTATCGGTATTTCAGCTCCAAATATCGAAGAATCTGTTACACCGTAACAGTGGCTGCTCGGACAGACTTCCGCCAGCAGTGGTCTGGGGATATCCAAATAAGATAATATTTTGTCATCCCACGCTAGTTCCCTGATATTATAGAGCATGGTCCGGGAGGCATTGCTGTAATCCGTAATATGCAGCCGGCCTTTGGTAAGATTCCAGACGAGCCAGCTGTCAATTGTGCCAAAAAGCAAATCCTCTTTTTCGGCCATCGCCTGACCATCCGGGATATGATCCAGGATCCAGCGAATTTTCGTTCCGGAAAAATAAGCATCCGCAACAAGGCCGGTCGCATCTGAAATATACTCGTTCAAGGTACCGTTCAGTATCTGCTCGCAAAGTTCCGTCGTTCTACGGCATTGCCAGACAATCGCATGATAGACAGGTTTGCCGGTAAAACGGTTCCAAACCACAGTCGTCTCCCTTTGATTTGCTATCCCTAGCCCAACAATATCATCCGGATTTATGTTCGTCTGATCCAGAACCTCTCTGATAGCAGCCAGCTGGGTGTCCCAGATTTCCAAAGGATCATGTTCAACCCACCCCGGGAACGGATAAATCTGGGCAAACTCTTTTTGGGCTTTACCTACGATCATTCCTTCATGGTTAAAAATGACAGCCCGTGAGCTTGTTGTCCCCTGATCGCGCAATAATATATTTTTGAACCATTTGTGTTCCTCCATTAACCAGTTCATTAATGAGCCAAAGCCCGAATACTTTTCGCAAATAATTTTATTATACTATAATTAATGAGAAAACAGGCCAAAATAGTTCCAATCAGTACCCGATTAAGCTGAATAGATGAACACGGCAACCAGAATTATCTGAGGAAAGAAGTGTCAGACTATGCAAAACTGGCAGGAAAAAGCAGCCATACTCGTTGATGAGCATGTAGCTCCTCAAGGAGTTCATGACAAACGCATCCTGGACGCCATTAAAAAAATCCCCAGACATTTGTTCATTCCTGAAGATTTATGGCCCTACAGTTATGATGATGAACCGCTTCCGATCGGAGAGAAGCAGACGATCTCTCAGCCCTTTATTGTCGCTAAAATGACCGAGCTATTGGCTTTGGAACCTGGTGACAAAGTCCTTGAAATAGGTACGGGTTCCGGCTATCAGTCTGCTTTGCTGGCCGAGATGGGTATGGCCGTGACAACCATCGAAAGAATCGAAGCACTCGCCCTTAAAGTTCGAGTATTATTTGAACAGCTGAACTATCCAATCTGCAGTATCATTGCCGACGGCCGAAACGGTTATGAACCAAATGCACCGTACCGGGGAATCCTCGTAACGGCAGCAACACCGGTCATTGGACCTTGCTGGCTTGAACAGCTCGATGTCGACGGAAAAATCGTTGTCCCGCTTGAAGCCGGCGAAGGGCTAGCCTGTCAGCGTTTGCTGGTCAGACAAAAGACCAATACAAATCCGGAAGGCTATATTGACAGCTGGGATGACTACTGCCGCTTTGTACCGCTGCTCTCTGGGACAGCAGCGGGAACAAAAGAAACGCTCCCATGTCCCCGCTCGTCTATTTCCCGTACTTAAGCAGCCTCTTCA from Dehalobacter sp. includes these protein-coding regions:
- a CDS encoding M48 family metallopeptidase, whose translation is MEYLRIGKRQIEYELRKSSKAKRLIVTIKHQKLKVSVPAEVTFTQARRYLENNKDLILKYIEKQNSAAGETAAKEYVSGEKLLYRGRHYPLLIEEKAGPGSSSASFIGSRIVVTVPPGLSKEKKSQSTKKILEEWYIRQAQKLLPEQVEYYARQLDIIYQKLRIKDQKTKWGSCSSKGYINLNWRIIMAPNQVAAYVIIHELAHLKYMNHSKEFWAFVEQILPDYKKWKNWLKEHCNELMDGWD
- the glpK gene encoding glycerol kinase GlpK, with translation MNWLMEEHKWFKNILLRDQGTTSSRAVIFNHEGMIVGKAQKEFAQIYPFPGWVEHDPLEIWDTQLAAIREVLDQTNINPDDIVGLGIANQRETTVVWNRFTGKPVYHAIVWQCRRTTELCEQILNGTLNEYISDATGLVADAYFSGTKIRWILDHIPDGQAMAEKEDLLFGTIDSWLVWNLTKGRLHITDYSNASRTMLYNIRELAWDDKILSYLDIPRPLLAEVCPSSHCYGVTDSSIFGAEIPIAGIAGDQQAALFGQACFTEGMVKNTYGTGCFILMHTGRNMIRSQNKLLTTIAWGIDNEVEYALEGSVFIGGAVIQWLRDELGLLKTSAESEYYATQVKDTNDVYIVPAFVGLGAPYWDMHARGIVTGLTRGANRFHLVRAALESIAYQTNDVLTAMAKDADIPLKALKVDGGAADNNFLLQFQADLSGIPVERSEICEVTALGAAYLAGLATGYWKDKEELKDLSKGRLIFASNITESERQQYLSGWKVAVSQATYRTV
- a CDS encoding protein-L-isoaspartate(D-aspartate) O-methyltransferase, with amino-acid sequence MQNWQEKAAILVDEHVAPQGVHDKRILDAIKKIPRHLFIPEDLWPYSYDDEPLPIGEKQTISQPFIVAKMTELLALEPGDKVLEIGTGSGYQSALLAEMGMAVTTIERIEALALKVRVLFEQLNYPICSIIADGRNGYEPNAPYRGILVTAATPVIGPCWLEQLDVDGKIVVPLEAGEGLACQRLLVRQKTNTNPEGYIDSWDDYCRFVPLLSGTAAGTKETLPCPRSSISRT